One Miscanthus floridulus cultivar M001 chromosome 11, ASM1932011v1, whole genome shotgun sequence DNA window includes the following coding sequences:
- the LOC136491695 gene encoding E3 ubiquitin-protein ligase RHA2A-like codes for MSDLLSYISKVMCIKARSEEATQAGEDGGCPADECRVCLSKIRLGEATRRLPCRHVFHRDCVDRWLLSCKRTCPLCRVYVADGNKQPVAAKHTSREAQALADDLVIWFSTVLVPGF; via the coding sequence ATGAGCGATCTTTTATCCTACATTTCCAAGGTTATGTGCATCAAGGCAAGATCGGAGGAGGCAACACAGGCCGGCGAGGACGGCGGTTGCCCAGCGGACGAGTGCCGTGTATGCCTGTCCAAGATTCGGCTCGGCGAGGCCACCCGGCGTCTGCCGTGTCGGCATGTTTTCCACCGGGACTGCGTCGACCGATGGCTCTTGTCCTGCAAACGGACCTGTCCGCTCTGCCGAGTTTATGTGGCCGATGGGAACAAGCAGCCGGTGGCGGCCAAGCACACCAGCCGTGAAGCACAGGCACTCGCCGACGACCTGGTGATCTGGTTCTCCACGGTGCTCGTCCCCGGTTTCTGA
- the LOC136494692 gene encoding uncharacterized protein isoform X2: MGSNGREHRYGVPRPPPLSLYRDWEEEEFVKTGKHRRSPLEQSTSIAATAGIANKKRLSKQLSMKETTREVKWEKRRRQIQRQRSSMRLNEADDRAGGSTVCPVDSEASSSAERVAKRITDEDLDELRGSMDLGFRFDEQKGGQDLCDTLPALDLYFAVNRQLSEPKMRFSTTSAPSLSATKSSPNLCGTPTPGDNPQLVKTRLRHWAQVVACSVKHSS, translated from the exons ATGGGCAGTAATGGCAGAGAGCATAGGTACGGAGTCCCACGCCCGCCGCCTTTATCACTTTACAGGGACTGGGAGGAGGAAGAGTTCGTAAAGACCGGCAAACACCGGCGGTCGCCGCTGGAACAGTCAACATCGATTGCGGCCACAGCCGGCATTGCCAACAAGAAGAGGTTATCTAAGCAGCTGTCCATGAAGGAGACCACCCGGGAGGTCAAGTGGGAGAAGCGGAGGCGGCAGATACAACGACAGAGGAGCAGCATGCGCCTGAACGAAGCCGACGACAGGGCCGGTGGCAGCACTGTTTGTCCTGTTGACAGCGAGGCGAGCTCGAGCGCGGAGCGGGTGGCCAAGCGTATAACCGACGAGGACCTCGATGAGCTGAGAGGATCCATGGATCTTGGCTTCAGGTTCGACGAGCAGAAGGGCGGGCAGGACCTCTGCGACACCCTCCCCGCCCTCGACCTCTACTTCGCCGTCAACCGGCAGCTGTCCGAGCCCAAGATGCGGTTTTCTACGACCTCAGCGCCGTCTCTGTCGGCCACCAAGTCGTCGCCCAACCTCTGCGGCACGCCCACCCCAG GAGATAACCCACAGCTTGTGAAGACAAGGCTTAGGCACTGGGCtcaagtagtggcttgttcagtGAAGCACTCCAGCTGA
- the LOC136494692 gene encoding uncharacterized protein isoform X1, which produces MGSNGREHRYGVPRPPPLSLYRDWEEEEFVKTGKHRRSPLEQSTSIAATAGIANKKRLSKQLSMKETTREVKWEKRRRQIQRQRSSMRLNEADDRAGGSTVCPVDSEASSSAERVAKRITDEDLDELRGSMDLGFRFDEQKGGQDLCDTLPALDLYFAVNRQLSEPKMRFSTTSAPSLSATKSSPNLCGTPTPGSPSAYSNNTLESWKICSPGDNPQLVKTRLRHWAQVVACSVKHSS; this is translated from the exons ATGGGCAGTAATGGCAGAGAGCATAGGTACGGAGTCCCACGCCCGCCGCCTTTATCACTTTACAGGGACTGGGAGGAGGAAGAGTTCGTAAAGACCGGCAAACACCGGCGGTCGCCGCTGGAACAGTCAACATCGATTGCGGCCACAGCCGGCATTGCCAACAAGAAGAGGTTATCTAAGCAGCTGTCCATGAAGGAGACCACCCGGGAGGTCAAGTGGGAGAAGCGGAGGCGGCAGATACAACGACAGAGGAGCAGCATGCGCCTGAACGAAGCCGACGACAGGGCCGGTGGCAGCACTGTTTGTCCTGTTGACAGCGAGGCGAGCTCGAGCGCGGAGCGGGTGGCCAAGCGTATAACCGACGAGGACCTCGATGAGCTGAGAGGATCCATGGATCTTGGCTTCAGGTTCGACGAGCAGAAGGGCGGGCAGGACCTCTGCGACACCCTCCCCGCCCTCGACCTCTACTTCGCCGTCAACCGGCAGCTGTCCGAGCCCAAGATGCGGTTTTCTACGACCTCAGCGCCGTCTCTGTCGGCCACCAAGTCGTCGCCCAACCTCTGCGGCACGCCCACCCCAGGTAGCCCTAGTGCTTACTCTAATAACACCTTGGAGTCATGGAAGATCTGCAGTCCAG GAGATAACCCACAGCTTGTGAAGACAAGGCTTAGGCACTGGGCtcaagtagtggcttgttcagtGAAGCACTCCAGCTGA